The stretch of DNA GACGTAAACCTCAACAAACTCATCATCATCGAGAAGCGCCCGCACTTGTTCGCGATCCTCTTGATAGGGCGAGATAAAGGCGGTCAGCGTCATAACGCCCGCATCGACAAATAGTTTCCCGACTTCGCCAATGCGACGAATATTCTCTTTACGGTCTTCCGGACTGAAACCCAAATTTTTATTCAAACCGTGGCGAACGTTATCTCCATCTAAAATATATGTGTTGATACCGCGGCGATATAGTTCACGTTCAACCTCCACGGCCAACGTTGATTTCCCAGCCCCGGATAATCCAGTAAACCATAGAACGGCACTGTTATGCTTCTTCAGCTGGCGGCGGTCGGCTTTATTGATTTTACCTTCATGCCAAACAACATTCGTCGCTTTTTTTGGTTCTTCCATCTTCCATCAACCTTTCGTTCTTTAAATCTAACATCATTATATCGTACTCGTTTCAACTCTAACAGTTAAATTTAGGGCAGTCCCGTTCGTTCAACTTCTCTTCCATCATATTGGAATTCCCATCTGTCGACAACCATCATTTTGGAAATGGAACATTCTCCCGTCATCCGTTAATGAAGTATAATCCTTATTCCAATCAATGAAAACGCTCTATTAAAATCAGGCCGAACATACGTTATAATGCATAATATAAGAAGATCTCTGTTCATAAGACAGAAGCTGCCCGTTTAACAGGACTGTAGAAGGAGAGTCACTATATGGATTATTTTTCAGCCACTTCAATGTTGGAAACTTTCAAAGCCTTATTTCCGAAAGATACTTCCATCGCAGTGTCTGATGACCAACACTTTATTGATTATAGGCCGAGTCCATCCATTGATTTAAAAATCAAGCCCGGAGACAAAGTTACTGAAAATACCGTGACGTACAAGGCACTCACGATTCAACAAAAGACGTCCGAACATATCAATAGTCATGTGTTTGGGGTCCCGTATTTCGGGACATCTGTCCCCCTATTTGACGCTGGTTCCCCTAAGGGGTGTGTCACCGCTATTTTACCATCAAGACAGACAAAATTTCTCTCAAATTTTTTAACGGTACAAATGAAGGATTGCTGGGTCCCAGTCCCTTATAAAGATATCATGTTTCTCGAAGCCCAAAACAGAAAAACCTGGATTCAATCTGACCGCGGAACAGGGTCTCATAAATACAGCTTGAGTGACCTCGAACATCACTTACCTGATGATTCTTTTATTCGTTGCCACCGTTCTTATATTGCTAATGTCAACTATATTGCCGAAATTCAACCTGACTCTCACTCGACTTTTTTACTGATTATGAAAGATCAAACCAGAATACCGGTCAGCCAAACGTATGCCAGTCATTTTCGTAAAATCTTGATGTTTTAATGATCTGTTTTATGTCATAGATTTGCTGGTTCATCTTCGATTTAAGCCCTTTCATCAAAATCACATGAGACGTCCATCCAAGGCTGATAGAATTGTAAAAAAACGAGACTGAGGTGTTGACAATGGAACACAATATATACAATCTTGTGCGGGACCCACGTTTACAGCACCGCATTGTTTCCGATAAAACAGCAGCATCATGGATTCAAGACGGGATGACTCTTGGACTAAGCGGCTTCACCCGAGCTGGAGATGCTAAAGCTGTTCCGTCGGCTCTCGTGGAAAGAGCGAAACATGAGCACCTAAAAGTCAATGTATACACTGGGGCTTCCCTCGGTTCTGATATCGACAGACTCATGGCTGAGACCGGTATGATCCACAAACGACTCCCCTTTCAGGCAGATGCAACGATGCGTCAAGAAATTAACAATGGGGATATATTTTTTGTTGATCAACATTTATCACACACCGCCGAATCGATACGCCAAGATGCACTGAACCCCGTAGATGTTGCCATTGTGGAAGCGGTGTCAATTACAGAAGACGGGCTCATTATTCCGTCAACATCGGTCGGAAATTCATCCATATTTGCAGAAAAGGCCGAGTCCATTATTGTTGAATTAAATATGGCCCAACCTAACGCATTAGAAGGCATCCATGATATATATGAATTAGGTAAGCAAGGAACACGTGAGCCCATACCACTCACCAACATTGATGACCGCCTAGGATCCATTGGCATTCATGTTGATATTGATAAAATAAAAGGCATTGTCATTACCCATCAGAAGGATTCCCCTTCAACAATTGGACCCGCAGATGAAGAAACGACGGCCATGGCCCATCATTTGATTGACTTTTTACGTAGAGAAAATCAACTTGGGCGTCTCCCCAACAACCTTGCCCCGTTACAGTCCGGCATTGGTTCAGTGGCCAACGCCGTCTTCAGCGGTCTTTTAGACTCAGAATTCACCGACCTTGAGGTATACTCTGAAGTGTTGCAGGATAGCGTATTTGACCTTCTTGATGCCGGAAAAGTCCGCTTTGCTTCAGGTTGCTCGATCACTTTATCTGAATCTAAAATTGATGAGGTTTTCACAAACTTGGAGCGTTATCGTGACCGTCTCATGTTACGTCCTCAGGAAATTTCAAATCACCCAGAAATCATCCGCCGATTGGGACTGATTGCGATCAACACGTCTTTGGAGGTTGATATTTACGGTCAAGTGAATTCAACACATGTCCTTGGAACCCGGATGATGAACGGCATTGGTGGGTCAGGTGACTTCACCCGCAATTCGAGGCTGGCTATCTTTGTCACCAAATCAATCGCGAAAAATGGCCATATCTCAAGTGTCGTGCCATTTGTTTCCCATGTTGATCATACTGAACATGATGTTGACGTGATTGTGACTGAACAAGGCTATGCTGACCTACGAGGGTTAGCACCCAAAGAACGTGTCCCACTAATCATTGAACATTGTGCGCATCCGATGTACCGGGAACAACTTTATGCCTACTACTATGAAGCAAATGAAAAAGGCGGGCAAACACCCCACCTCCTTGAAAAAGCCTTCTCTTGGCACACCCAATTTGCCGAAAGAGGTACGATGCTTGACCCCACTTTTCAACCCTCATAATCTTAGGCTCTTTTCGTATGGATTGTTTTTTTTAAAATTGGACTTATAACAGCTAAAAATCGAAAATCGTTGATTGGAGCGGAAGGTTCGTCGAGATTCGGAACACTTAAACTTAGTGTGTTCCTCAGCGCAGCTTACTCAAGATGTCTTGCTAGAGTCCTGCGGGAACAGCGGGACAGGTGAGACCCCACAGGCGCAGAGCGCCGAGGAGGCTCACCGCCCGCCCCGCGGAAAGCGAGCATCCTGGAGCGAAAATTAACTTCCCCCCCCCCCAATTAGCAACACAGTTTACGAAAACAGCCTTTATAAAACAGCAACGCCATGGCCAATGCCTTGGCGTTAGCCCCCTCTAACTATCCATTATCCCTTTATGTTCTTTAACTTATGTAAAGCGTATTCTGACGCTTGACACTCTTCAACTGGCCACTCATCCCTTGATTGAGCAGTGGCATCTCCCGGCTGCTCCATATCTTCGGTGATAAAGGTATTTAGGTGACTGTAGCCATCTTGGGTACGCATAAGAGTATCGGCT from Tuberibacillus sp. Marseille-P3662 encodes:
- the cysC gene encoding adenylyl-sulfate kinase, with protein sequence MEEPKKATNVVWHEGKINKADRRQLKKHNSAVLWFTGLSGAGKSTLAVEVERELYRRGINTYILDGDNVRHGLNKNLGFSPEDRKENIRRIGEVGKLFVDAGVMTLTAFISPYQEDREQVRALLDDDEFVEVYVKCDLEEAEERDPKGLYKKARSGEIKGFTGIDAPYEAPENPELVVATDQLTLEASVQKVVNFLLEKGYIES
- a CDS encoding LytTR family DNA-binding domain-containing protein → MDYFSATSMLETFKALFPKDTSIAVSDDQHFIDYRPSPSIDLKIKPGDKVTENTVTYKALTIQQKTSEHINSHVFGVPYFGTSVPLFDAGSPKGCVTAILPSRQTKFLSNFLTVQMKDCWVPVPYKDIMFLEAQNRKTWIQSDRGTGSHKYSLSDLEHHLPDDSFIRCHRSYIANVNYIAEIQPDSHSTFLLIMKDQTRIPVSQTYASHFRKILMF
- a CDS encoding succinate CoA transferase — its product is MEHNIYNLVRDPRLQHRIVSDKTAASWIQDGMTLGLSGFTRAGDAKAVPSALVERAKHEHLKVNVYTGASLGSDIDRLMAETGMIHKRLPFQADATMRQEINNGDIFFVDQHLSHTAESIRQDALNPVDVAIVEAVSITEDGLIIPSTSVGNSSIFAEKAESIIVELNMAQPNALEGIHDIYELGKQGTREPIPLTNIDDRLGSIGIHVDIDKIKGIVITHQKDSPSTIGPADEETTAMAHHLIDFLRRENQLGRLPNNLAPLQSGIGSVANAVFSGLLDSEFTDLEVYSEVLQDSVFDLLDAGKVRFASGCSITLSESKIDEVFTNLERYRDRLMLRPQEISNHPEIIRRLGLIAINTSLEVDIYGQVNSTHVLGTRMMNGIGGSGDFTRNSRLAIFVTKSIAKNGHISSVVPFVSHVDHTEHDVDVIVTEQGYADLRGLAPKERVPLIIEHCAHPMYREQLYAYYYEANEKGGQTPHLLEKAFSWHTQFAERGTMLDPTFQPS